In Gimesia benthica, a single window of DNA contains:
- a CDS encoding carboxypeptidase-like regulatory domain-containing protein, with protein sequence MYRLSLFSYLLVSVLLAQGCSGDPNVRPAVEISGSVTLDGAPLQQASIQFTSSKSGESAYANLDENGNYTVSFPQADVGSAYEVTISPPIVEEENAMALAEKPQEKSTVKIPAKYTKRTTSGLIAQVNEPGENKANFELKSK encoded by the coding sequence ATGTATCGTCTATCACTTTTCAGTTACCTGCTGGTCTCTGTGCTGCTGGCTCAGGGTTGTTCGGGAGATCCGAATGTCCGTCCCGCAGTGGAGATCTCAGGATCCGTGACCCTCGATGGAGCGCCGTTGCAGCAGGCCAGCATCCAGTTCACTTCGTCCAAATCCGGCGAAAGTGCGTACGCTAATCTGGATGAGAACGGAAATTATACGGTCTCTTTTCCACAGGCAGATGTCGGCTCTGCATACGAAGTCACCATCAGTCCGCCTATCGTCGAAGAAGAAAACGCGATGGCCCTCGCAGAAAAGCCGCAGGAAAAATCGACCGTAAAGATTCCCGCGAAATACACCAAACGCACCACCAGTGGTCTGATCGCCCAGGTCAATGAACCGGGTGAGAACAAAGCCAACTTTGAGTTGAAGAGTAAGTAA
- a CDS encoding DUF1559 domain-containing protein → MLNYPPRVTRKSGFTLIELLVVIAIIAILIALLLPAVQQAREAARRSQCKNNLKQMGLALHNYHDVYLKFPIGSRAPNDGPHNWRFALLPYMDQANIYELAKNSPTSDVDFWEGGGGAYNGDTLLFKDKVITSIYMCPSSSDPAISYANGEPQQGSQSHQYVGIMGAYPDPAARTNVSYETQYNSFATNTGCLLINECKGMRDVTDGSSNTIIIAEQSRISASNPVLKRSDYTSGWAGTSYAGTVTQWIASGAGQHRFGTGVTSVFHSPNPKSTGAEANAQWDWNTPLTSYHTGGVHVLLCDGATRFLSDNADLLLIQKLCVRDDGQTIGEW, encoded by the coding sequence ATGTTGAATTACCCGCCGCGTGTCACGCGCAAATCTGGTTTTACGCTCATCGAGCTGCTGGTTGTGATTGCGATTATCGCGATTCTGATCGCCCTGCTCCTGCCCGCCGTGCAACAGGCCCGCGAAGCTGCCCGCCGCAGTCAGTGCAAAAACAACCTGAAACAAATGGGTCTGGCGCTCCACAATTATCACGACGTCTATCTCAAGTTCCCCATCGGGTCCCGTGCCCCCAATGATGGCCCCCACAACTGGCGTTTCGCTCTGCTGCCTTACATGGACCAGGCAAATATTTACGAACTCGCCAAGAACAGCCCCACCAGCGACGTCGATTTCTGGGAAGGCGGAGGGGGCGCATACAACGGCGACACCCTGCTCTTCAAAGACAAAGTCATCACTTCCATTTACATGTGCCCTTCCAGTTCAGACCCGGCCATCAGCTATGCCAATGGCGAACCACAGCAGGGTTCCCAGTCGCATCAGTATGTCGGCATCATGGGTGCTTACCCTGACCCCGCAGCGCGCACGAATGTCTCTTACGAAACTCAGTATAACAGCTTTGCCACTAACACAGGCTGTCTGCTGATCAACGAGTGCAAAGGCATGCGGGACGTGACCGATGGTTCGTCGAACACAATCATCATTGCCGAACAGTCGCGGATCTCAGCCAGTAACCCGGTTTTGAAGCGTTCCGATTACACTTCAGGCTGGGCGGGCACCAGTTATGCCGGTACCGTCACTCAGTGGATTGCCAGCGGAGCCGGACAGCACCGTTTCGGTACCGGAGTGACGTCGGTCTTCCACAGTCCCAATCCGAAATCGACGGGTGCGGAAGCCAATGCCCAATGGGACTGGAACACCCCCTTAACTTCCTACCACACCGGCGGCGTGCATGTGCTGCTCTGCGACGGAGCAACCCGGTTCCTGAGCGACAACGCAGACCTGTTACTGATCCAGAAACTCTGTGTCCGCGATGACGGCCAGACCATCGGCGAGTGGTAA
- a CDS encoding cupin domain-containing protein yields MDHITRPQEQDEYYFEEGCYILEMSSPDVDPEVSLARARVEPGKRTRFHRLKGTFERYIMLSGTGLVEVGDYEPTEVYPGDVVRIPPDTDQRITNIGEDDLVFLVVCNPHFLRSCYTDSEDLRTSGS; encoded by the coding sequence ATGGACCACATCACCCGCCCCCAGGAACAAGACGAATACTACTTTGAGGAAGGGTGCTATATCCTGGAGATGTCTAGCCCGGATGTGGATCCTGAAGTCTCCCTCGCCCGTGCCCGCGTCGAGCCTGGCAAGCGAACCCGGTTCCATCGCCTCAAGGGGACCTTCGAGCGCTACATCATGCTCTCGGGAACAGGACTGGTCGAAGTGGGCGACTACGAACCCACGGAAGTGTATCCTGGCGATGTCGTGCGGATCCCGCCTGACACTGATCAGAGAATCACCAACATTGGTGAAGACGATCTGGTATTTCTCGTCGTCTGTAATCCGCATTTTCTCCGCTCCTGCTACACAGACTCAGAAGATCTCCGCACTTCGGGGTCATAA
- a CDS encoding DUF1552 domain-containing protein has protein sequence MKYQSRRQFLKKLGLSSAVLPLVSHLPSLGFAADAGIRKKRMIVMFSPNGIVPKTYWPDETGDKFELKEIMQPLKKYQDQMLVIKGVADRVRGDGDSHMRGMSCLLTGIELLPGNIQGGSHTPAGWASGLSIDQELKRFLQSNKETRTRFGSLEFGVNVPHRADPWTRMVYAGPNKPVAPIDDPYLMFEKIYGQMKDRKSLASILDDVREDLKKVRSQLSSSDKQLLEEHESYVRQMEQELKASAEQKLAVKVPVQEVGIKNDNDHMPVTSKMQIDLMVNSLANDMARVATLQYTNSVGQARMKWLGIDDGHHSLSHKPDSDEDSQEKLTKINKWFCEQLAYLVEKLDSTPEPNGEGTLLDNTTVVWTNELGKGNSHTLNDVPLVLVGKGLDFKMGRSLQFKNIPHNRLLMSLAHGMGHHIETFGKPDFCGDGIISELT, from the coding sequence ATGAAATATCAATCCCGCCGCCAGTTCCTCAAAAAACTCGGACTCTCTTCTGCAGTCCTGCCGCTGGTTTCGCATCTGCCCAGCCTTGGTTTTGCCGCCGATGCCGGCATTCGCAAAAAGCGTATGATCGTGATGTTCAGCCCCAACGGTATCGTTCCCAAAACTTACTGGCCCGATGAGACCGGCGATAAGTTCGAGCTCAAGGAAATCATGCAGCCCCTGAAGAAATACCAGGACCAGATGCTGGTGATTAAAGGGGTCGCAGACCGCGTCCGGGGAGACGGCGACAGCCACATGCGTGGCATGAGCTGTCTGTTAACCGGAATCGAATTGCTCCCCGGTAACATCCAGGGGGGATCGCACACTCCGGCCGGCTGGGCCAGCGGACTGTCCATCGACCAGGAACTCAAACGATTCCTGCAAAGCAATAAAGAGACCCGCACCCGTTTCGGTTCGCTGGAATTTGGTGTGAACGTTCCACATCGTGCCGACCCCTGGACCCGTATGGTTTATGCAGGTCCCAACAAACCGGTCGCGCCGATTGACGATCCCTACCTGATGTTTGAAAAGATCTACGGTCAGATGAAAGATCGTAAGAGCCTGGCCAGCATTCTGGACGACGTCCGCGAAGACCTGAAAAAGGTTCGTTCTCAGTTGAGCAGTTCCGACAAGCAGTTGCTCGAAGAGCACGAAAGCTACGTCCGCCAGATGGAACAGGAACTCAAAGCCAGCGCAGAACAGAAACTGGCCGTCAAAGTTCCGGTTCAGGAAGTGGGTATCAAGAACGATAACGACCACATGCCGGTCACCAGTAAAATGCAGATCGACCTGATGGTCAACAGTCTGGCTAACGATATGGCACGCGTCGCAACGCTGCAGTATACGAATTCGGTCGGTCAGGCACGGATGAAGTGGCTGGGGATCGACGATGGTCACCACTCACTGTCCCATAAACCGGACAGCGACGAAGATTCGCAGGAAAAGCTGACCAAGATCAACAAATGGTTCTGCGAGCAGCTCGCTTACCTGGTTGAGAAACTCGACTCGACTCCCGAACCTAACGGCGAGGGAACCCTGCTCGATAACACCACGGTCGTCTGGACCAACGAACTGGGTAAAGGGAACTCCCACACGCTGAACGATGTGCCGCTGGTACTCGTCGGTAAGGGACTTGATTTCAAAATGGGACGTTCATTACAGTTCAAGAACATTCCCCATAACCGTCTGCTGATGTCGCTGGCCCACGGCATGGGTCATCACATCGAGACCTTCGGTAAACCCGACTTCTGCGGTGACGGCATCATTTCTGAACTGACCTGA
- a CDS encoding DUF1592 domain-containing protein has translation MKWEGSVYVEETGDYEFIIKTENGARLWVNEQEPIIDEWVSSQGRAKEHKATIRLLGGRPYTLRLHVFKYKDKSSSISLEWKPPHKAQEVIPQRHLVPQQVPGTFIVSTEFPPDDSVSGYERGVAVSKSWDDATTSAALEIMTGVIKHLDRLAGTKPEAKDRRDKVQKFCHRFAELAFRRPLTTEQRTFFVDQHFQPELKTELAAKRSVLLILKSPRFLYTDREFAQPDDFTIASRLSYGLWDSMPDRQLYDAAKAGRLNKPEQIAQQAERMLNDPRAQAKLRYFFHHWLQLDEKEELAKDKALFPEFDDHVVADLRTSLDMFIDDVVWNGSSDYRQLLLADYVYMNSRLAKVYQVEMPEGESFQKVSLDKDKRAGVLTHPYLMANFAYHNLSSPIHRGVFVTRRLLGRSLKPPPQATEFKDGDFHAGMTTREKVAQITKPSACMSCHSIINPLGFSLEHFDAIGRYRKQEVKKDINASAELVSLTGDTVKFNGARDLAEYISQDQNAHAAFVDQLFHQAVKQPINAYGEKIRDDLTTRFEKSGYNIQQLLVEIMKVAALHQPQS, from the coding sequence ATGAAATGGGAGGGTTCGGTCTACGTGGAAGAGACCGGCGACTATGAATTCATCATCAAAACCGAGAATGGGGCACGGCTCTGGGTCAATGAGCAGGAACCGATCATTGATGAATGGGTCAGCTCTCAGGGACGGGCCAAGGAACATAAAGCGACGATCCGCCTGCTGGGAGGTCGCCCTTACACGCTCCGTCTGCATGTTTTCAAATATAAAGATAAGTCTTCCTCCATCAGCCTGGAGTGGAAACCGCCGCATAAGGCCCAGGAAGTGATTCCGCAACGGCACCTCGTTCCGCAACAGGTGCCGGGAACCTTTATTGTTTCGACCGAGTTCCCGCCGGATGACAGTGTCTCCGGGTATGAACGCGGGGTAGCGGTCTCCAAGTCCTGGGATGACGCAACGACGTCTGCGGCCCTCGAAATCATGACGGGAGTGATCAAGCACCTGGATCGTCTGGCCGGAACCAAACCCGAGGCCAAAGACCGCCGGGATAAAGTCCAGAAGTTCTGTCATCGCTTTGCCGAACTGGCGTTTCGCCGACCTTTGACAACAGAACAGAGAACGTTTTTCGTAGATCAGCACTTTCAGCCTGAGCTGAAAACAGAGCTGGCTGCCAAGCGATCCGTCCTGCTGATTCTGAAATCACCCCGCTTCCTGTATACCGACCGCGAATTCGCACAGCCGGACGATTTCACAATCGCATCCCGTCTCTCTTACGGGTTGTGGGATTCCATGCCGGATCGCCAACTGTATGATGCCGCCAAAGCGGGACGCCTCAACAAGCCGGAACAGATCGCCCAGCAGGCCGAGCGCATGCTGAATGATCCACGGGCCCAGGCCAAGCTGCGCTACTTTTTCCACCACTGGTTACAGCTGGATGAAAAAGAAGAGCTGGCGAAAGATAAAGCCCTGTTCCCGGAATTCGACGATCACGTGGTCGCCGATCTGCGGACTTCGCTGGATATGTTCATCGACGACGTCGTCTGGAACGGATCGTCCGATTATCGTCAGTTGCTGCTGGCCGATTACGTTTACATGAATTCGCGACTGGCCAAAGTATACCAGGTTGAGATGCCGGAAGGAGAATCATTCCAGAAGGTATCTCTCGATAAAGACAAACGGGCCGGCGTGCTGACGCACCCGTACCTGATGGCCAACTTCGCCTACCACAACCTGAGTTCACCGATTCACCGTGGCGTGTTCGTCACGCGACGTCTGCTGGGGCGTTCCCTGAAGCCGCCACCACAGGCCACAGAATTCAAAGACGGCGATTTTCATGCGGGAATGACGACCCGCGAAAAGGTCGCCCAGATCACGAAACCGTCCGCCTGTATGTCGTGCCATAGCATCATTAACCCGCTCGGATTCAGTCTGGAGCACTTTGACGCCATTGGTCGATACAGAAAACAGGAAGTCAAAAAAGACATTAACGCCTCTGCAGAGCTGGTTTCACTCACCGGTGATACCGTCAAGTTTAATGGTGCCCGCGATCTGGCAGAGTATATCTCGCAGGATCAGAACGCCCATGCCGCCTTTGTAGACCAGCTGTTCCATCAGGCTGTCAAACAGCCAATTAATGCCTATGGCGAAAAAATCCGTGACGATTTGACCACCCGATTCGAAAAATCCGGATATAATATTCAACAACTGCTCGTAGAAATCATGAAGGTTGCTGCCCTGCACCAGCCTCAATCCTGA
- a CDS encoding c-type cytochrome, whose amino-acid sequence MMTIPQYRRFSVSAITMLICGMLLSSADASDKKTGTGAQIYQKLCIECHAKNGQGVTEKANPFQGQKSLAELTMLIEETMPEEDPELCEGEDAKQVAQYVFDRFFSPDEQDQSQASRIQLSHMTVRQYFYTTADLMSHFLGNARVTNKENGLRAEYFSTRNFKGDKRVEKRIDPVVSFQFGDKAPTRKSRTPKSSP is encoded by the coding sequence ATGATGACCATCCCTCAATACCGACGCTTTTCCGTATCCGCAATCACGATGTTGATCTGTGGTATGCTCTTGAGTTCTGCTGATGCCTCCGACAAGAAAACGGGGACCGGCGCACAGATTTATCAAAAGTTGTGCATCGAATGCCATGCAAAGAATGGCCAAGGTGTCACGGAAAAAGCCAATCCATTTCAGGGGCAAAAGAGCCTGGCTGAACTGACCATGCTTATTGAAGAGACGATGCCGGAAGAAGATCCGGAGCTCTGTGAGGGTGAGGATGCGAAGCAGGTCGCTCAGTATGTGTTTGACCGCTTCTTTTCCCCGGATGAGCAGGACCAGAGCCAGGCCTCCCGGATTCAGCTCTCGCACATGACGGTCCGCCAGTACTTCTATACCACCGCCGACCTGATGTCTCATTTCCTCGGAAATGCGCGTGTCACGAATAAAGAGAACGGTCTGCGGGCTGAGTATTTCTCTACTCGGAATTTCAAAGGGGACAAACGGGTTGAAAAACGAATCGACCCCGTTGTCAGTTTCCAGTTTGGAGACAAAGCCCCCACGAGAAAATCAAGAACGCCGAAGAGTTCTCCATGA
- a CDS encoding 3-keto-disaccharide hydrolase, producing the protein MQKQRATLFGSFLALCFLTNAIQAADLPQYKPLFNGKDLTGWVNVNTDKDTWYVKDGMLVCTGHPIGVMRTDKQYENFLLHIEWRHMEAGGNSGVFAWSEGTVPEGRRLPKGMEIQMLELDWVNQHKMKDGTLPPIAYVHGELFGANGLITTPDNPRGTRSKSIENRCKGKGQWNVYDVVCVDGTVKLSVNGKFVNGVRNASIKKGYLCLESEGAEIQFRNIQIMELPPGVTTKEQTAPILK; encoded by the coding sequence ATGCAGAAACAACGTGCTACCCTCTTTGGATCTTTCCTGGCTTTGTGCTTTCTGACCAACGCGATTCAGGCAGCAGACCTGCCTCAATATAAGCCGCTCTTCAACGGAAAAGATCTGACCGGCTGGGTGAATGTGAATACTGACAAAGATACCTGGTATGTCAAAGATGGCATGCTCGTCTGCACGGGACATCCGATTGGCGTGATGCGGACCGATAAACAGTACGAAAATTTTCTCCTGCATATCGAATGGCGGCACATGGAAGCCGGCGGTAATTCGGGGGTCTTCGCCTGGAGTGAAGGGACTGTTCCCGAAGGTCGACGCCTGCCCAAAGGGATGGAAATCCAGATGCTCGAACTCGACTGGGTCAATCAACACAAAATGAAAGACGGCACCCTGCCCCCCATCGCTTACGTACACGGCGAACTGTTCGGGGCCAATGGCCTGATCACCACTCCCGACAATCCCCGAGGGACCCGCAGCAAGTCGATAGAAAACCGCTGCAAAGGCAAAGGGCAATGGAACGTGTACGACGTGGTCTGTGTGGACGGAACCGTCAAGCTGTCTGTAAACGGCAAATTCGTGAACGGCGTGCGCAACGCGTCGATCAAAAAAGGCTACCTCTGCCTGGAATCCGAGGGAGCCGAAATCCAGTTCCGCAACATTCAGATCATGGAACTTCCGCCCGGAGTCACTACCAAAGAACAGACGGCCCCGATCCTGAAATGA
- a CDS encoding DUF1501 domain-containing protein has protein sequence MLRFLSAQSQQYSRATRRDFLKLGTLGLAGLTLSDLLRLEAQAGIQHSRKAIINVHLDGGPPHMDTIDLKPEAPVEIRGEFQPISTSVPGIQLCELLPRMAAQADQFAFVRSLIGSAGAHDAFQCQSGFRKKDMQSVGGRPALGSVVSNLKGSPRDRAPLFVDLMQGRGQVRNSARPGFLGPSYQPFRPDISDLFERQLEKGMQNELKRLGEEHQVSLKLNPSLSLERLENRTTLLSELDTIRRKVDASGMMDAMDRFSQQAVSILTSGRLADALDLEQEDPAIMEKYSLGASARNQKFYTSEGPGATRKFLLARRMIEAGVRCVSISISDFDTHSSNFSRMRQLLPIVDHGLATLVSDLKERGMLDDVTIIAWGEFGRTPRINSKNGGRDHWPRVGPAILAGGGMRTGQVIGATDRTASAVTDRPVSYKDIFTTLYHNLGIDPHAITINDPHGRPQYLLDEGERLSELA, from the coding sequence ATGCTGAGATTTCTGAGCGCACAGAGTCAACAATATTCACGAGCTACACGCCGCGATTTTCTGAAACTCGGCACACTCGGTCTGGCAGGACTGACACTCTCAGACTTACTGCGACTGGAAGCACAGGCGGGGATTCAGCACTCTCGCAAAGCGATCATCAATGTGCATCTGGACGGAGGTCCTCCGCACATGGATACCATCGACCTGAAACCCGAAGCCCCCGTTGAGATCCGAGGCGAATTTCAGCCGATCTCTACCAGCGTGCCCGGGATTCAGCTCTGTGAACTGCTACCCCGGATGGCAGCTCAGGCGGATCAGTTTGCGTTCGTGCGTTCTCTGATCGGTTCAGCCGGGGCACATGATGCCTTCCAATGCCAGTCCGGATTCCGCAAAAAAGACATGCAGTCAGTCGGCGGACGTCCCGCGCTGGGATCGGTCGTCTCAAACCTCAAAGGTTCCCCCCGCGACCGTGCACCACTGTTTGTCGATCTCATGCAGGGACGCGGACAGGTAAGGAACAGCGCACGCCCCGGATTCCTGGGCCCCTCGTATCAGCCGTTTCGTCCTGATATCTCAGACCTGTTCGAACGACAGCTGGAAAAAGGGATGCAGAACGAGCTCAAACGCCTGGGTGAAGAGCATCAGGTCAGTCTCAAACTTAATCCCAGTCTCTCGCTGGAACGTCTGGAAAACCGGACAACGTTGCTCTCCGAACTGGACACCATCCGCCGCAAAGTGGATGCGAGTGGAATGATGGACGCCATGGATCGTTTTTCACAACAGGCAGTCAGCATTCTGACTTCAGGACGACTGGCGGATGCACTGGACCTGGAACAGGAAGACCCGGCCATTATGGAAAAGTATAGTCTGGGTGCGTCAGCCAGGAATCAAAAGTTTTATACCAGTGAGGGTCCGGGTGCGACACGAAAATTTCTACTCGCCCGGCGGATGATTGAAGCCGGCGTACGATGCGTGAGCATCTCGATCAGTGATTTCGACACACATTCCAGTAATTTCTCCCGCATGCGGCAGCTGCTTCCGATTGTCGACCATGGGCTCGCCACCCTGGTATCAGACCTGAAAGAAAGAGGCATGCTAGACGATGTCACGATTATCGCCTGGGGTGAGTTTGGTCGAACGCCGCGGATCAACTCCAAAAACGGTGGCCGCGATCACTGGCCGCGCGTCGGCCCCGCAATTCTCGCCGGGGGTGGCATGCGTACTGGTCAGGTTATCGGCGCAACCGATCGCACTGCCAGCGCTGTCACAGATCGTCCAGTGTCATATAAGGACATCTTCACCACGCTGTATCACAACCTGGGCATCGATCCTCATGCCATCACGATTAACGATCCGCATGGGCGCCCTCAATATCTGCTCGACGAGGGAGAGCGTCTTTCCGAACTGGCGTGA
- a CDS encoding sigma-70 family RNA polymerase sigma factor, giving the protein MDATHTTSLQTETARSRAELARNWVKVQPSLMAFVVASTPQFSDAEDLLQEVAAEIAIRYDEYDNTRPFLPWALWIAKIKIADFYRGKRKDRVLFMGEAMDALADACSRVQQLMTEERDLLEYCLDQLTERSRRLLGLRYAEDLKPKQIAGELGTSTGSVRVTLSRIRTTLMECVQKRAAGEANVGS; this is encoded by the coding sequence ATGGATGCGACACATACGACCTCACTCCAAACTGAAACTGCGCGAAGCCGTGCTGAGCTGGCTCGAAACTGGGTTAAAGTTCAACCCTCTTTGATGGCTTTCGTTGTAGCTTCGACTCCCCAGTTTAGTGATGCAGAAGATCTGCTGCAGGAAGTCGCAGCAGAAATAGCGATTCGTTACGACGAGTATGATAACACGCGGCCCTTTCTTCCCTGGGCCTTGTGGATTGCCAAAATAAAAATTGCCGACTTCTATCGCGGCAAGCGTAAAGACCGGGTGCTGTTCATGGGGGAAGCAATGGACGCACTGGCAGACGCCTGTTCCCGGGTACAACAGCTGATGACCGAAGAACGGGATCTGCTCGAGTACTGCCTGGATCAGCTGACAGAACGTTCGCGGCGACTGCTGGGCCTGCGGTATGCCGAAGATTTAAAACCGAAACAGATTGCCGGAGAACTGGGCACCTCAACCGGTTCCGTGCGTGTGACTCTTTCCCGCATTCGTACGACGTTAATGGAATGTGTTCAAAAGCGGGCGGCCGGTGAAGCGAATGTCGGATCTTAG
- a CDS encoding anti-sigma factor — MSDLSEYKQSTALENIDAYLDGEELSEEEAHKLEQWIKTDSENADQAFRRVFLHSYLRQRFQTRAIGERQARELESRKQEPLILPSESEIEIKPEPQPQTKPTPAKRRRHPLLTWRWFLLIGIGLVSTFNLAVLFIKDFQIPYDEEKAFEQPINFDSDYMKKTFLMARVAAQPFLYEGFDYSKKELLDKEAEGVNGLNGGVGWAGPWIDEGPVYASIVHDTKKKNLGKNDMRLFGTLGFSDQYGNMLLTKGGQYRTGQVSQSVSVRHIDLQQVPHALSDDKGFGADGEILWFSFMAQSYDNEGDGRYAYIDLGNEESSLRIGKLSSAIRGNWAAAGQVNGTEINTASSEVLSGQAVLIVGRILFRPGAEEVDLWLNPVLNKIPELDEVDLRLMAPDLRIERVKIVSRYSTDFDEIRVGVSFVDVIPASEHDDNE, encoded by the coding sequence ATGTCGGATCTTAGCGAATACAAACAGAGTACGGCGCTCGAAAATATCGACGCCTATCTGGATGGAGAAGAGCTTTCTGAAGAAGAAGCTCACAAGCTCGAGCAGTGGATCAAGACCGACAGTGAAAATGCTGATCAGGCCTTCCGCCGCGTGTTTCTGCACTCCTATCTGCGTCAGCGATTTCAGACACGGGCCATCGGTGAACGACAGGCAAGGGAACTGGAATCTCGTAAGCAGGAACCGCTGATCCTGCCATCTGAGTCGGAAATTGAAATCAAACCCGAACCTCAGCCGCAGACGAAGCCCACCCCCGCGAAACGTCGTCGGCATCCGCTGCTGACCTGGCGCTGGTTTCTGCTGATTGGGATTGGACTCGTGTCGACGTTCAATCTGGCTGTCCTGTTCATCAAGGACTTCCAGATCCCTTACGACGAAGAGAAAGCCTTCGAGCAGCCCATCAATTTCGATTCCGATTACATGAAGAAAACCTTCCTCATGGCACGGGTGGCGGCACAGCCCTTCCTCTACGAAGGCTTCGATTATTCGAAAAAAGAACTGTTGGACAAAGAGGCCGAAGGCGTTAATGGGCTCAATGGTGGTGTCGGCTGGGCAGGGCCCTGGATCGATGAAGGCCCCGTCTATGCTTCGATCGTACACGATACAAAAAAGAAAAACCTGGGCAAGAACGACATGCGACTGTTCGGCACGCTCGGTTTTTCTGACCAGTACGGGAATATGCTGCTCACCAAAGGGGGGCAGTATCGGACCGGCCAGGTTTCGCAGTCCGTCTCGGTGCGTCACATCGATCTGCAGCAGGTGCCGCATGCACTCTCTGATGACAAAGGCTTTGGCGCAGATGGTGAAATCCTCTGGTTCAGCTTCATGGCCCAGTCTTACGATAATGAAGGCGACGGACGTTATGCCTACATCGATCTGGGTAACGAAGAGTCGAGCCTGCGGATCGGAAAGCTGTCCTCTGCCATTCGTGGTAACTGGGCTGCCGCCGGACAGGTCAATGGCACAGAAATCAATACTGCTTCCAGTGAAGTACTTTCGGGGCAGGCCGTTCTGATTGTTGGTCGAATTCTGTTTCGTCCCGGAGCGGAAGAGGTTGACCTGTGGTTGAACCCCGTGCTGAATAAGATTCCTGAACTGGACGAGGTCGATCTACGACTGATGGCCCCCGATCTCCGTATCGAACGGGTCAAGATCGTCAGTCGCTATTCGACGGACTTCGATGAGATCCGCGTCGGCGTCTCTTTTGTCGATGTGATTCCCGCCAGTGAACATGACGACAACGAATAA